In Fibrobacter sp. UWB2, the following are encoded in one genomic region:
- a CDS encoding HNH endonuclease domain-containing protein: protein MDEYNSFPQSLALDISSPYCNQLDVECFSLMMKNPTYCYKFYWLEAIVKLIDEDFAQATFDAIIDEMIANAWYTVLEYHVHLSGMLKGEFRDALELAIVQLAAKSELPSNASKVEIKNAIKQYNTDIKKYKVALTKYVPYRALAGFYNRYEQGGGAKVNWNSASEIVGYTQAVNRRILLPYTFDEGSQLNRVVVFNPVWKQYIQDNSVALLGWIQHEKSKWLQVNNPEVPGIVYKLSPMDASVRKLEQVRKLWKIILQRETILDIYTNKPIENDYDIDHFIPWSFVMNDELWNLIPMDSSLNSSKNNRLPHWTFFNRFADNQYEMYRLMWDDEFVRSRFEKCYRDNIHSIWAETELFKPGNSKNEFVNILRKNMQPVYDSARRQGYEIWKFKG from the coding sequence ATGGATGAATATAATTCTTTCCCGCAAAGCCTAGCTTTAGATATTAGTTCGCCTTATTGTAATCAGCTTGATGTCGAGTGCTTTTCGCTTATGATGAAAAATCCGACATATTGCTACAAGTTTTACTGGCTTGAGGCGATTGTCAAACTTATTGATGAAGATTTTGCGCAGGCGACATTCGATGCTATTATCGATGAGATGATTGCAAATGCCTGGTACACTGTGCTGGAATATCATGTTCACTTGAGCGGGATGCTGAAAGGTGAATTTCGTGATGCGTTGGAACTTGCCATCGTGCAGTTGGCTGCTAAAAGTGAACTCCCATCCAATGCCTCGAAGGTCGAAATCAAGAACGCCATTAAGCAATATAACACAGATATAAAAAAGTATAAAGTTGCGTTAACTAAATACGTACCCTATCGTGCTCTGGCTGGATTCTACAATCGTTACGAACAGGGAGGTGGCGCGAAAGTTAATTGGAATAGTGCTTCGGAAATTGTCGGATATACGCAAGCTGTGAATCGTCGTATTTTGCTGCCGTACACCTTTGACGAAGGCTCGCAACTGAATCGTGTCGTTGTGTTCAATCCCGTTTGGAAGCAATATATCCAAGATAATTCTGTTGCGTTACTCGGATGGATTCAACATGAAAAATCCAAGTGGCTGCAGGTCAACAATCCCGAAGTCCCTGGGATTGTATATAAGCTCTCGCCTATGGATGCGAGTGTTCGAAAACTTGAACAAGTCCGCAAACTATGGAAAATAATCCTGCAACGAGAAACGATTCTTGACATCTATACAAACAAGCCTATTGAAAATGATTACGATATTGACCATTTTATTCCATGGTCGTTCGTGATGAACGATGAATTGTGGAATCTGATCCCGATGGATTCTTCGTTAAACTCTTCCAAGAATAATCGCCTGCCGCATTGGACATTTTTCAACCGATTTGCTGACAACCAATATGAAATGTACCGTTTGATGTGGGATGACGAATTCGTTCGCAGCCGCTTCGAGAAATGCTACCGCGACAACATCCATTCAATATGGGCTGAAACGGAATTGTTTAAACCCGGTAACAGTAAGAATGAATTTGTCAACATTTTACGGAAGAACATGCAACCTGTGTATGATTCCGCAAGGCGGCAAGGATATGAAATATGGAAATTTAAGGGGTGA
- a CDS encoding bifunctional 2-polyprenyl-6-hydroxyphenol methylase/3-demethylubiquinol 3-O-methyltransferase UbiG, giving the protein MTSTIEYYNRNALEYSRSTVCVDFSATQERFLRYMPSYAKILDFGCGSGRDTKYFLDKGYDVDAVDGSREFCRLASAYTGIPVKQLYFQEFASVNEYDGIWACASILHLQWDDLISVLHKMAVALKNTGVIYTSFKYGDFSGERQGRFFIDFTENRLNEMLTLVPELQCREYWISTDVRPNRKDEKWMNIILSRKA; this is encoded by the coding sequence ATGACATCGACCATTGAATATTATAATAGAAATGCTCTAGAGTATTCTCGTAGCACTGTTTGTGTTGATTTTTCTGCGACGCAGGAGCGGTTCCTGCGGTATATGCCATCGTATGCGAAAATTCTCGATTTTGGATGTGGTTCTGGTCGGGATACCAAATATTTTTTGGATAAAGGTTATGATGTTGATGCTGTTGATGGTTCTAGGGAATTTTGCCGATTGGCAAGTGCCTATACGGGAATTCCTGTTAAGCAGTTGTATTTTCAAGAATTTGCATCAGTAAACGAATATGATGGAATTTGGGCCTGCGCCTCTATTCTCCATTTGCAATGGGATGACTTGATTTCAGTATTGCATAAAATGGCCGTTGCACTGAAAAATACTGGAGTAATTTATACATCCTTCAAGTATGGTGATTTTTCTGGCGAACGTCAAGGTCGCTTTTTTATAGATTTTACGGAAAATCGTCTAAATGAAATGCTTACACTTGTTCCAGAATTACAATGTAGAGAATATTGGATTTCTACAGATGTTAGACCGAATAGGAAAGACGAAAAATGGATGAATATAATTCTTTCCCGCAAAGCCTAG
- a CDS encoding Rpn family recombination-promoting nuclease/putative transposase codes for MKKKNVTTHKSLEDYLVKPGEQSPYANLLIDLAFKKAFDPDKPVSRENLVNLLNDLLAPQLKHPIKSVKTRNVAKNLSGSKVSRTAIFDLHCEDDAGNLIEIEVQIREMDNFLKRLAFYASELVANQAEPGEWDYDVKPTYVIALAQYRIFENDNRIVHRATTLDLETGEQIMDAYNYTIIELSKVPFFIGKDNLSKWLFFFRYLDKLRELPEELSDKKFKQLTESSKVSKFSKKEFEAYQKMHHDRWDHNVLRRGFFEEFADEINAEISKNVSKNTREIAKKMKSKNMPVKEIIEFTGLTEEEVKAL; via the coding sequence ATGAAAAAGAAAAATGTTACTACTCACAAGTCACTCGAAGACTATCTCGTAAAGCCGGGCGAACAAAGTCCGTATGCAAATTTGTTGATTGATCTCGCTTTTAAGAAAGCGTTTGACCCAGACAAACCTGTCAGCCGCGAAAACCTAGTGAACCTGTTGAACGACCTTTTGGCTCCGCAACTCAAGCATCCCATCAAGAGCGTGAAAACCCGCAATGTGGCTAAAAATCTGAGCGGAAGTAAGGTGTCCCGCACGGCGATTTTTGACTTACACTGCGAAGACGATGCTGGAAATTTGATAGAAATTGAAGTTCAGATTCGTGAAATGGACAACTTCTTGAAACGTCTTGCGTTCTATGCGAGTGAACTTGTTGCGAACCAGGCGGAACCCGGTGAATGGGATTATGACGTGAAGCCGACTTATGTCATTGCTCTTGCTCAGTACCGCATTTTCGAAAATGACAATCGAATTGTTCACCGCGCTACGACTTTGGATTTGGAAACCGGCGAACAGATTATGGATGCGTATAACTATACGATTATTGAACTTTCGAAGGTCCCGTTCTTTATCGGCAAGGACAATCTTAGCAAATGGCTGTTCTTTTTCCGTTATTTGGATAAGCTGCGAGAGCTCCCCGAAGAGCTTTCTGACAAAAAATTCAAACAGTTGACGGAGAGTTCCAAAGTATCTAAATTCAGTAAAAAAGAATTCGAGGCTTATCAGAAAATGCATCACGACAGATGGGATCATAATGTCCTTAGACGGGGCTTCTTTGAGGAATTCGCGGATGAAATCAACGCGGAGATTTCTAAAAATGTATCTAAAAATACTCGTGAAATTGCGAAGAAGATGAAAAGCAAGAATATGCCTGTTAAAGAAATTATTGAATTTACCGGCCTTACCGAAGAAGAGGTCAAGGCTCTATAA
- a CDS encoding xanthine phosphoribosyltransferase — protein MNFLEQKILADGVVKPGNVLKVDSFLNHQIDIRLMQKIGEEFKRRFADVQFNKVLTIEASGIAIAAFIAYLNDVPVVFAKKGQTVNSTDDKYVAKAYSFTHKKFNDIFVSRPYLKPTDKILIVDDFLADGEASKALIDLVKQASAELVGVGIAIEKGMQPGGAKLRAAGVRLESIAIVDSMDPETGFIKFREQ, from the coding sequence ATGAACTTCCTTGAGCAAAAAATCCTTGCCGATGGCGTAGTCAAACCCGGCAACGTCCTTAAAGTTGACAGTTTCTTAAACCACCAAATTGACATCCGCCTGATGCAAAAAATCGGCGAAGAGTTCAAACGCCGTTTTGCCGACGTCCAGTTCAATAAGGTGCTCACCATCGAGGCAAGCGGTATCGCCATCGCGGCATTTATCGCCTACCTGAACGACGTGCCCGTGGTATTCGCCAAGAAGGGCCAAACCGTCAACAGCACCGACGACAAATACGTTGCCAAGGCATATTCCTTCACGCACAAAAAGTTCAACGACATTTTCGTTTCGCGCCCGTACCTCAAGCCGACCGACAAAATTCTCATCGTAGACGATTTCCTCGCTGACGGTGAAGCAAGCAAGGCACTCATCGACCTCGTGAAGCAAGCAAGCGCTGAACTCGTCGGTGTCGGCATCGCCATCGAAAAGGGCATGCAGCCCGGTGGAGCAAAGCTCCGCGCCGCAGGCGTACGCCTCGAATCCATCGCCATCGTCGATAGCATGGACCCCGAAACCGGATTCATCAAGTTCCGCGAACAGTAA
- a CDS encoding nucleobase:cation symporter-2 family protein: MKTSDNIYQLDGRVPLLQAIPFGLQHVLAMFVSNITPIIILANVVGIEKGLTASLIQNCMIIASIGTLIQLYPVWKIGSRLPIVMGISFTFLSVSISIGVSQGMGTLMGAVIVGGIVEGLLGLCAKYWLKLIPHIVAATVVTSIGFSLLPIGANSFAGGQGAADFGSAQNWIVGSVTLLTCLLTQIFAKGFLRSLSVLVGLIVGYILALCMGMVDFSGITSNGFFALPKFLPFTPEFNLGAILSVIAIYLVSATETVGDSSALCSGALKRQIHKVEMGGAISCDGFVSSISGLFGCTPITSFSQNVGLASLSGVVNRFAIATSAGIMLLGGLFPPVGTLLTTIPQAVLGGCTIMMFGSILFAGFGMIAKSGFSQRNMIIVSLSLSTGLGFTSASQMFKIFPQIIQTIFAENCVAVVFILAVALNLVLPKDKEEKAAEAK, from the coding sequence ATGAAGACTTCGGACAACATCTACCAGCTTGACGGACGCGTTCCGCTTTTACAGGCAATTCCATTCGGCTTGCAGCACGTGCTCGCCATGTTCGTAAGTAACATTACGCCGATCATCATCCTTGCAAACGTCGTCGGGATTGAAAAAGGCCTCACCGCCTCGCTTATCCAGAACTGCATGATTATCGCAAGCATCGGTACGCTCATCCAGCTCTACCCCGTCTGGAAAATCGGCTCCCGCCTCCCCATCGTCATGGGCATCAGTTTCACATTCCTCTCCGTCTCCATTTCCATCGGAGTATCGCAAGGCATGGGAACGCTCATGGGCGCCGTCATCGTTGGCGGTATTGTCGAAGGACTTCTCGGTCTCTGCGCCAAATACTGGCTCAAGCTCATCCCGCACATCGTCGCGGCCACCGTCGTGACCTCCATCGGATTTTCGCTTTTGCCCATCGGCGCTAATTCATTCGCAGGCGGTCAAGGCGCCGCTGACTTCGGTTCTGCACAGAACTGGATTGTCGGAAGCGTCACGCTCCTCACCTGCTTGCTCACGCAGATTTTTGCGAAAGGATTCTTGCGTTCACTCTCCGTTTTGGTCGGCCTCATCGTCGGTTACATTCTCGCACTCTGCATGGGCATGGTCGATTTCTCGGGCATCACAAGCAACGGCTTTTTCGCACTCCCCAAATTCCTCCCGTTCACCCCAGAATTTAACTTGGGCGCCATCCTCTCCGTCATCGCCATCTATCTCGTGTCCGCCACGGAAACCGTCGGTGACTCCAGCGCCCTTTGCAGCGGTGCCCTCAAGCGCCAGATCCACAAAGTCGAAATGGGTGGCGCCATCAGCTGCGACGGTTTCGTAAGTTCCATTTCCGGCCTCTTCGGCTGCACCCCGATTACATCGTTCAGCCAGAACGTCGGCCTCGCCTCGCTCTCTGGCGTTGTGAACCGCTTCGCCATCGCGACAAGCGCAGGCATCATGCTCCTCGGCGGCCTCTTCCCGCCCGTAGGTACCCTCCTCACGACCATCCCGCAAGCCGTTCTCGGTGGCTGCACCATCATGATGTTCGGTTCCATCCTCTTCGCAGGATTCGGCATGATTGCGAAAAGCGGTTTCTCGCAGCGTAACATGATTATCGTTAGCTTGTCCTTAAGCACCGGCCTCGGATTCACATCCGCATCGCAGATGTTCAAAATCTTCCCGCAGATTATCCAGACCATCTTCGCCGAAAACTGCGTCGCTGTGGTATTCATCCTCGCCGTTGCATTGAACTTGGTATTGCCCAAGGACAAGGAAGAAAAAGCAGCAGAAGCAAAATAA
- a CDS encoding deoxyguanosinetriphosphate triphosphohydrolase family protein yields MEWNASVKKQIESRLMEKENSLAEYACKSASAIRYHEVPDDIRPNFSRDADKIIHSYCYSRYIDKTQAFYLVENDHITHRVLHVQLVAKIARTIGRFLNLNEDLIEAISLGHDVGHTPFGHDGERIVSKFLQDCGEGIFEHNVQSFRLFNDLEAYGKGLNLTAQVLDGIICHNGEILKNEYGCNRSKTPEKLLEEYRNSLSGTLKSKEMVPMTLEGCVMRISDVIAYVGRDIEDAIILKLVKREDIPQEITKVLGSKNSEIVNTLITDLVNNSLDKETLVFSPEVFDALNQLKNWNYKNIYLNPKKSTQDEKIRMMFRTVLEECLDELKSGVKKATGINHWCESLGEKYKETTSLPRIVADYVSGMTDDYLMNAYKEIVMPKSFGVSFGEK; encoded by the coding sequence ATGGAATGGAACGCCTCAGTCAAAAAACAAATTGAATCCCGCTTGATGGAAAAGGAAAACTCGCTTGCAGAATACGCCTGCAAGTCCGCTTCCGCAATTCGCTATCACGAAGTGCCGGACGATATCCGCCCGAACTTTTCCCGCGATGCGGATAAGATTATCCATTCCTATTGCTATAGCCGATACATTGACAAAACCCAGGCATTTTACCTTGTTGAAAATGACCACATCACGCATCGTGTGCTGCACGTGCAGCTGGTCGCTAAAATCGCAAGGACCATTGGACGCTTTTTGAATCTGAACGAGGATTTGATTGAGGCGATTTCGCTAGGTCACGATGTGGGCCATACGCCTTTTGGGCACGATGGCGAACGGATTGTCTCGAAGTTTTTGCAAGATTGCGGAGAAGGAATTTTTGAACACAATGTTCAAAGCTTTAGATTGTTCAATGATCTCGAAGCGTACGGCAAGGGACTGAACCTTACCGCGCAAGTGCTCGACGGAATCATCTGCCACAACGGCGAAATCCTGAAAAACGAATACGGCTGCAACCGTAGCAAGACTCCAGAAAAACTGCTGGAAGAATACAGAAACAGCTTAAGCGGAACGCTGAAATCGAAAGAGATGGTCCCGATGACATTGGAAGGATGTGTCATGCGAATCTCGGACGTGATTGCGTACGTTGGCCGCGACATCGAAGATGCCATCATCTTGAAACTAGTGAAGCGCGAAGATATCCCCCAAGAAATCACGAAAGTTCTCGGTAGCAAAAATAGCGAAATCGTCAACACGCTTATTACAGACCTTGTCAACAATAGTTTAGACAAAGAAACGCTTGTGTTTTCGCCTGAAGTTTTCGATGCGCTTAACCAGCTGAAAAACTGGAACTACAAAAACATCTATTTGAATCCGAAAAAGTCAACCCAGGACGAAAAAATCAGGATGATGTTCCGTACCGTCTTGGAAGAATGCCTTGATGAACTCAAGTCTGGCGTGAAAAAGGCAACAGGAATCAATCACTGGTGTGAATCGCTTGGCGAAAAGTACAAAGAAACGACATCGCTCCCGCGCATTGTTGCTGATTACGTCTCTGGAATGACCGATGACTACCTGATGAACGCCTATAAGGAAATCGTGATGCCAAAGTCATTCGGCGTGAGTTTTGGGGAAAAGTAA
- a CDS encoding AAA family ATPase, whose translation MKIKKVEFSNINSLAGEWTIDFESPDFANSGMFCISGPTGSGKTSILDAICLGLYGKTPRLGAIVGDSNEVMTYGAKSCSAKVTFECKGVVYSACWNQHRSLRTNKLQKYSWALTNETSQTIEASFSKQAEIESTMTRVIGLDFGQFTKSMMLAQGEFNKFLKCNENERAAILEKLTGDGIYRKIAVAVHDLYANANRAVEDVETKMGAVTLLTEEELDALGKKIEEATSQKDTLAHEEERFRNICTWFETLHGIESHLDTAKGLLVTAERAKAEFEPNREKLERALRAQEVESSYAEFNSVRGNLEHMKMQLGECQKRLPEAEEKLESAAKDNGEKQAAFEKCKAEYVANESVWQQVSTLDGDIRNARTQVKNADADVVKIASEISTTQTKIKEFGDRISENEGALEKVKKYIEDNEKDDAIDGLLPLLKAIALERDHENATVAVESLHFDALKKGLQKFDEASEQQKQDLSALRDYLNEHQIDADLVNLLPEMNGCASDAERHHGESVRLQSDIESKQKQIAGLTCEREQAQTKLSTLLNEKETIIQDDIPVVVAELRHALKPGEPCPVCGSREHLSCDDSAKVENGAERLNDFAAKLRKINGEMEQVQRKLDGFATQQQNLEELLRESSQKQNDESIAEAASLELLNAKLEPWKECATLGSVTLENAREVLQNLQTLKTTYLQKKENADDLQNKVNSAAVERANLVGNLSRTEETLKKAQDKVQEFSQKIEKLLEPWFSNIRMEDMDALLVELEKKNDWWSKAQDKKVKVESDLETFRSNVEQLKENLEQAQSRLDETKRKLDGLRENLATLEKSRNELFGEKSVDDERNKARTLRDTAERVSNEARRLEQQMREAKIALDNSIAELNRHIADAEPKLAELQALFLENLASKNFANEQEFMTAKLPESERKTLQQKQKSVDDNWMTAQTSVKNFNDQLSEHQQKRNFEESEDVAKQNRDSAKSKLNECTVNLATWTEQKKNDERQRQTFSDMQAELTVLKSKRSDWEQMQRWFNGNRLDTGNGDVFVKFIQTITLRNLLKIANGYLRDMFPRYEMVTEPNTLNIQLVDHDNSDAVRPIDNISGGEGFLVSLSLALGISTLASRNVRIDSMFLDEGFGTLDSKMLQETVIVLQKMQQEKGKLLGVITHVDLVKSELRTHIDVTPCGGRSILSGAGVVSSRP comes from the coding sequence ATGAAGATTAAGAAGGTTGAATTCAGTAATATCAATTCCCTTGCCGGCGAATGGACGATCGATTTTGAATCGCCGGATTTTGCGAATAGCGGCATGTTCTGCATTTCGGGCCCGACTGGTTCCGGAAAAACGTCGATTCTCGATGCGATTTGCCTTGGACTTTATGGCAAGACGCCGCGCTTGGGCGCCATCGTGGGCGATTCCAATGAGGTGATGACTTACGGGGCCAAGAGCTGTTCTGCAAAAGTGACTTTTGAATGCAAGGGCGTTGTCTATTCGGCATGCTGGAATCAGCACCGCTCTTTGAGAACGAATAAGTTGCAGAAATATTCCTGGGCGCTGACGAATGAAACTTCGCAGACTATTGAAGCGTCTTTTTCTAAGCAGGCCGAAATCGAATCGACGATGACGCGCGTGATTGGTCTTGACTTTGGACAGTTCACCAAGTCCATGATGCTTGCGCAGGGCGAGTTCAACAAGTTCCTGAAATGCAATGAAAATGAACGTGCGGCGATTCTTGAAAAGCTGACGGGCGATGGGATCTACAGAAAAATTGCAGTGGCGGTTCATGACTTGTATGCTAATGCAAACAGGGCTGTCGAAGACGTTGAAACCAAGATGGGCGCAGTCACGTTGCTGACTGAAGAAGAGCTTGATGCATTGGGCAAAAAAATTGAAGAGGCGACTTCTCAAAAGGATACGCTCGCTCATGAAGAAGAACGCTTCCGCAATATTTGCACTTGGTTCGAAACTCTGCATGGCATTGAATCGCATTTGGACACGGCCAAGGGGCTGCTCGTAACTGCAGAACGCGCCAAGGCTGAATTTGAACCGAACCGCGAAAAGTTGGAACGCGCATTGCGCGCTCAGGAAGTGGAATCGTCGTATGCAGAGTTCAATTCTGTGCGTGGAAATCTTGAACACATGAAAATGCAACTCGGCGAGTGCCAAAAGCGACTCCCCGAAGCCGAAGAAAAACTCGAAAGTGCTGCAAAGGATAATGGCGAAAAGCAGGCCGCATTTGAAAAATGCAAGGCAGAATATGTTGCCAATGAATCTGTCTGGCAGCAGGTTTCTACGCTGGATGGCGATATTCGAAATGCACGTACGCAGGTGAAAAATGCGGACGCTGATGTCGTGAAAATTGCATCTGAAATTAGCACGACCCAGACGAAAATCAAGGAGTTCGGTGACCGGATTTCTGAAAATGAAGGCGCTCTTGAAAAAGTCAAAAAGTACATTGAAGACAACGAAAAAGATGATGCGATTGATGGCTTGTTGCCTCTCTTGAAAGCGATTGCCCTGGAAAGAGACCATGAAAACGCTACAGTTGCTGTTGAATCTCTGCATTTCGATGCCCTGAAAAAAGGGCTGCAGAAATTTGATGAAGCAAGCGAACAGCAAAAGCAAGATTTGAGTGCGTTGCGGGATTATTTGAACGAACATCAGATCGATGCGGACCTTGTGAATTTGTTGCCCGAAATGAATGGCTGTGCTAGCGATGCGGAACGCCATCACGGTGAATCTGTGCGTTTGCAGAGTGATATTGAATCTAAGCAAAAGCAAATTGCTGGTTTGACATGTGAACGTGAACAGGCTCAGACGAAATTGTCAACGCTCCTGAATGAGAAGGAAACGATTATCCAGGATGATATTCCCGTTGTTGTTGCTGAACTCCGCCACGCGTTGAAGCCGGGCGAACCGTGCCCTGTTTGCGGCTCGCGTGAACACCTCTCGTGTGACGATTCGGCAAAGGTTGAAAATGGCGCGGAACGCTTGAACGATTTTGCCGCCAAGTTGCGTAAGATCAATGGCGAAATGGAACAGGTCCAGCGCAAGCTGGATGGCTTTGCAACGCAACAGCAGAATCTTGAAGAATTGCTTCGCGAAAGTTCGCAAAAGCAGAATGATGAGTCCATTGCCGAAGCGGCCTCGCTTGAACTTTTGAACGCTAAACTTGAGCCGTGGAAGGAATGCGCGACTCTTGGAAGCGTGACTCTTGAAAATGCTCGTGAGGTTTTGCAGAATCTGCAGACGCTTAAGACAACATATTTGCAAAAAAAAGAGAATGCCGATGACTTGCAAAACAAGGTCAACAGTGCCGCTGTTGAAAGAGCAAATCTCGTGGGCAACCTGAGCCGTACAGAGGAAACTCTTAAAAAGGCACAAGATAAGGTGCAGGAGTTCTCGCAGAAAATCGAAAAATTGCTTGAACCGTGGTTCTCGAATATCCGCATGGAAGATATGGACGCGCTCCTTGTCGAACTCGAAAAGAAGAATGACTGGTGGAGCAAGGCTCAAGATAAAAAGGTCAAGGTCGAAAGCGACTTGGAAACGTTCCGCTCGAATGTGGAGCAGCTCAAGGAAAATCTTGAACAGGCTCAGTCGAGACTCGATGAAACCAAGCGCAAGCTAGACGGCCTTCGCGAAAATCTCGCCACGCTCGAAAAGAGCCGTAACGAGCTCTTTGGTGAAAAGTCTGTGGATGATGAACGCAACAAGGCGAGAACCTTGCGCGACACGGCTGAACGTGTGTCCAATGAAGCCCGCCGTTTGGAACAGCAAATGCGCGAAGCGAAAATTGCGCTTGACAATTCCATTGCGGAATTGAACCGCCACATTGCAGATGCTGAACCGAAACTTGCTGAACTCCAGGCGCTTTTCCTCGAGAATCTCGCTTCGAAGAATTTTGCGAATGAGCAGGAATTCATGACCGCGAAACTCCCGGAATCGGAACGCAAAACGCTCCAGCAAAAGCAAAAGTCCGTGGATGACAACTGGATGACTGCGCAGACATCGGTCAAGAATTTCAACGACCAGCTTTCAGAGCATCAGCAAAAGCGCAACTTCGAAGAATCCGAAGATGTGGCAAAGCAGAATCGCGATTCTGCAAAGTCCAAGCTGAACGAATGCACCGTAAATCTTGCGACATGGACGGAACAGAAAAAGAATGACGAAAGACAGCGCCAGACGTTCAGTGATATGCAGGCGGAATTGACCGTGCTCAAGTCTAAGCGCAGCGACTGGGAACAGATGCAGCGCTGGTTTAACGGCAACAGGCTTGATACGGGCAACGGCGATGTGTTTGTCAAGTTCATCCAGACGATTACGCTCCGCAATTTGCTGAAAATAGCAAATGGCTACCTGCGCGATATGTTCCCGCGTTACGAGATGGTGACCGAGCCGAATACGCTCAACATCCAGCTTGTGGACCATGACAATAGCGATGCCGTGCGCCCGATTGACAACATTTCCGGTGGCGAAGGGTTCCTCGTGAGTCTTTCGTTGGCGCTTGGAATTTCGACACTTGCCAGCCGCAATGTGCGTATTGATTCCATGTTCCTCGATGAAGGCTTTGGAACGCTAGACTCCAAGATGCTCCAGGAAACGGTCATCGTGCTCCAAAAAATGCAACAGGAAAAGGGCAAGCTTTTGGGCGTCATCACGCACGTGGATTTGGTCAAGAGCGAACTCAGGACGCATATTGACGTTACGCCTTGCGGTGGCCGCAGTATCCTCAGCGGAGCTGGTGTTGTGTCGTCCCGGCCTTGA
- the sbcD gene encoding exonuclease subunit SbcD, with amino-acid sequence MKFIHTADWHLGNMMHDIDRTDETAAFLKWLKSEIERVGAQALIIAGDIFDVVNPSNVAKTQYYKFLASLLKTNCTNVVVVGGNHDSGSLLDAPGGVLEALNIKVVGSINDRKVEDLVVELKDGDENVIGICCAVPFMRNLELEQFYKDCGDAVSDEDLLKRLYGDVYRYAVELRGDRNIPIIATGHLYASNLSGRNGDERESSADGNAAIPENSVEDGVREVIGTLGNVDISTFPSELDYVALGHIHYASMVAKNPKVRYSGSPFVMGFDESNCKRVVLTVDVKPNEAPVVEKAEVPKSMRFEQFKGDLETLKRDLRNLEKELIANPMETYVDLLLTTGNFVNLNDALEAEESGKHFVVKRHRVSREVLRGANAFDDCVESTKQYTKEDYFRMLIASNAQESDESEVVKNQYNKFISLFNEAVAKAQDNV; translated from the coding sequence ATGAAATTTATCCATACCGCAGACTGGCATCTTGGCAATATGATGCACGACATTGACCGCACGGATGAAACGGCTGCGTTCCTGAAATGGCTGAAAAGTGAAATTGAACGCGTCGGTGCCCAGGCGCTTATCATTGCAGGCGACATTTTTGATGTCGTGAATCCTTCGAATGTGGCGAAAACGCAGTATTACAAATTCTTGGCTTCGCTCCTGAAAACGAACTGCACCAATGTCGTTGTCGTTGGCGGTAACCATGATTCCGGCTCGCTTCTTGATGCGCCGGGGGGTGTTCTCGAAGCGCTGAACATCAAGGTCGTGGGTTCAATCAATGACCGCAAAGTTGAAGATTTGGTGGTCGAGCTCAAGGATGGCGATGAAAATGTTATCGGCATTTGCTGCGCCGTGCCGTTCATGCGCAATTTGGAACTGGAGCAGTTCTATAAGGATTGTGGAGATGCGGTTTCTGACGAAGATTTACTGAAACGCCTTTATGGTGATGTGTACCGCTATGCCGTAGAATTGCGCGGGGATAGGAATATTCCGATTATTGCGACCGGGCATCTGTACGCTTCGAACCTTTCGGGCCGTAACGGCGATGAGCGAGAATCTAGCGCGGATGGCAATGCTGCAATTCCTGAAAATTCTGTAGAAGATGGTGTCCGTGAAGTTATCGGGACGCTTGGCAATGTGGATATTTCGACGTTCCCGAGTGAACTCGATTATGTGGCGCTAGGGCATATTCATTATGCTTCGATGGTTGCCAAGAATCCGAAGGTGCGCTATTCGGGCTCGCCGTTCGTGATGGGCTTTGATGAATCGAATTGCAAGCGCGTTGTGCTTACGGTCGATGTGAAGCCGAATGAGGCGCCTGTTGTTGAAAAGGCGGAAGTCCCGAAATCGATGCGTTTTGAACAGTTCAAGGGCGATCTTGAAACTCTCAAGCGCGATTTGCGAAATCTTGAAAAAGAGCTCATTGCAAATCCGATGGAAACGTATGTCGACTTGCTTTTGACAACGGGTAATTTTGTGAACTTGAACGATGCGCTCGAAGCCGAAGAATCGGGCAAGCATTTTGTGGTCAAGCGCCATCGCGTTTCTCGAGAGGTTTTGCGTGGTGCAAATGCGTTTGATGACTGCGTGGAATCTACAAAGCAGTACACCAAGGAAGATTATTTCAGAATGCTCATTGCATCGAACGCTCAAGAAAGCGATGAATCTGAAGTTGTGAAAAATCAGTACAATAAGTTTATCAGTCTGTTTAACGAAGCTGTCGCCAAAGCTCAGGACAATGTTTAA